In Candidatus Hinthialibacter antarcticus, one DNA window encodes the following:
- a CDS encoding NADH-quinone oxidoreductase subunit M, with protein sequence MENQTHLLTWMTFFPLIGMAVILITPGRAKNFIKQLALVSTLPPLLLGIQMLRTYDPSGGLQFIERVSWIESFNIFYYVGADGLSVPMLFLTVLLCPICILASWGINDRAKGYFALFLLLETGMLGVFSSLDFFLFYVFWEIMLLPMYFLIGVWGGPRREYAAIKFFLYTLLGSVFLFLAMIVIYIYTGGSFDLVQLREQIAASELGNLAGVQWWLFLGMYVAFAIKIPAFPFHTWLPDAHVEAPTAISVILAGILLKMGIYGILRIAYPLFPEMAGQFALFIAIIALINIVYGALCAMAQTDLKKLVAYSSISHMGYVMLGMAAMTPEGMNGAVLQMFNHGTITAMLFLLVGVVYDRAHHRDIDGFGGLAQTMPVFSGITCLAFFASLGLPGLSGFISEALVFMGAFPVFTWITILALSGIVITAAYVLWTYQRVFLGPLNEKYADMRDCTLREQVMLYPLAFIVILLGVFPHLILQFFQPTVAQLLEILP encoded by the coding sequence ATGGAGAACCAAACGCATCTTTTGACCTGGATGACCTTCTTTCCACTAATCGGAATGGCGGTTATTTTGATTACGCCCGGACGGGCCAAAAACTTTATCAAGCAACTGGCGTTGGTCAGTACGCTGCCGCCTTTGCTATTGGGCATCCAGATGCTGCGGACGTACGATCCGTCCGGCGGGTTGCAATTTATTGAGCGCGTCTCGTGGATCGAGAGTTTCAACATCTTCTATTACGTCGGCGCCGACGGCCTCAGCGTGCCGATGTTGTTCCTGACGGTGTTATTGTGTCCAATTTGTATCCTCGCGTCCTGGGGCATCAACGACCGCGCCAAAGGCTATTTTGCGTTGTTCCTGTTGCTTGAAACCGGAATGTTGGGCGTCTTTAGTTCGCTCGATTTTTTCCTTTTTTACGTCTTCTGGGAAATCATGCTGCTGCCGATGTACTTCCTGATCGGCGTCTGGGGCGGGCCGCGCCGTGAATACGCCGCGATTAAATTCTTCCTCTATACATTGCTTGGAAGCGTGTTCCTCTTCCTGGCGATGATCGTGATTTATATCTATACTGGCGGCTCGTTTGACCTGGTTCAACTGCGCGAACAAATCGCCGCCTCGGAACTCGGCAATCTGGCGGGCGTACAATGGTGGCTGTTCCTTGGCATGTATGTCGCATTCGCCATCAAGATTCCCGCGTTCCCGTTCCATACCTGGCTGCCCGACGCACACGTCGAAGCGCCGACCGCAATCAGCGTAATTCTGGCGGGCATTCTCTTGAAGATGGGTATCTACGGCATTCTGCGAATTGCGTACCCGTTGTTCCCCGAAATGGCGGGCCAGTTCGCGTTGTTTATCGCGATTATTGCTTTGATTAATATCGTCTACGGCGCACTTTGCGCCATGGCGCAGACGGACTTGAAGAAACTGGTCGCGTATTCCAGCATCAGCCACATGGGTTACGTCATGTTGGGTATGGCGGCGATGACCCCTGAAGGAATGAACGGCGCCGTCTTGCAAATGTTCAACCACGGCACCATCACCGCGATGCTCTTTCTTCTGGTTGGCGTAGTGTATGACCGCGCCCATCATCGCGACATCGACGGCTTCGGCGGCTTGGCGCAAACCATGCCCGTCTTTTCCGGCATTACCTGTCTGGCGTTCTTCGCCTCGCTTGGGCTGCCTGGTTTGTCGGGCTTCATCAGCGAAGCGCTGGTCTTCATGGGCGCGTTTCCCGTGTTCACCTGGATTACCATACTGGCCTTGTCAGGCATCGTGATTACCGCCGCGTATGTGTTGTGGACCTACCAGCGCGTCTTCTTAGGGCCATTAAACGAAAAGTACGCCGACATGCGCGACTGCACTTTGCGCGAGCAAGTGATGCTGTATCCGCTGGCGTTTATCGTCATATTATTGGGCGTATTTCCGCATTTGATCTTGCAGTTCTTCCAGCCGACTGTGGCCCAACTGCTTGAGATATTGCCGTAA
- the nuoL gene encoding NADH-quinone oxidoreductase subunit L has product MALIEILSWLILALPLGAFAIQMAFGPSLPRKGDWVSITAVSATLLFGLLMFFRVIVLEYNPDYIFPATVSSYHWFSGGSLDFTFGFHIDNLTCVMLIVVGLVSTLVHFYSIGYMHNDPLYHRFYGYLSLFTFSMYLLVLCDNLFVLYIAWELVGVSSYLLIGYYYQKHSAANACIKAFLTTRVGDVFMFAGILIIAMTIGAFNYREVFEAVAHGELSGTMLMIASICLFGGAVGKSAQFPLHIWLPDAMEGPTPVSALIHAATMVAAGVYMVGRLFPMFSLSDEAMLFIAYTGLITAFFAATIAITQNDIKRVLAYSTISQLGYMVAALGVGAYTAGLYHLMTHAFFKALLFLCSGSVIHAAHTQDMREMGGLRSKMPITFWTMMIGTLAIAGVPLFSGFGSKDAIMAGALQFGVDQPQHFTIFIGLLIGAGITAFYMFRLMFMTFFGETRNQKSFDHAHESPMSMTVPLMVLAAMSIIGGFGAYGSLWFDHLVVPMQIVHDGHGEAHHAHNLWVHYGAMAMSVLVAATGIFISYVIYFKKWIPADRIALTFRPLYQLSLNKYYVDEFYWATIIGFVMWFRKVLASFDRVVVDGIVNATAPILRGSANVSGGFDRYVVDGALNLGAVVVQAVGSVSTLVQNGVIQSYILKIAMAVAVILIIHQYLQYAF; this is encoded by the coding sequence ATGGCATTGATCGAAATTCTCTCTTGGCTCATTTTAGCGCTCCCGCTGGGGGCGTTTGCTATCCAAATGGCGTTTGGCCCCAGCCTACCGCGCAAAGGCGACTGGGTATCCATCACCGCTGTAAGCGCGACGCTATTGTTTGGCCTGTTGATGTTTTTCCGCGTGATTGTGTTGGAATACAACCCGGACTACATCTTCCCCGCGACGGTCAGTTCGTATCACTGGTTTAGCGGCGGCAGCCTTGATTTCACCTTTGGTTTCCATATTGATAACTTAACTTGCGTTATGTTGATCGTGGTCGGTCTCGTTAGTACGCTGGTGCACTTTTATTCCATTGGCTACATGCACAACGACCCGCTCTATCACCGTTTTTACGGCTATCTCAGTCTCTTCACGTTCTCGATGTATTTATTGGTGTTGTGCGACAATTTGTTTGTGTTGTACATCGCCTGGGAACTGGTGGGCGTCTCGTCTTACTTGCTCATCGGCTATTACTACCAAAAACATTCCGCCGCCAACGCGTGTATCAAAGCGTTTTTGACCACCCGCGTCGGCGACGTCTTTATGTTCGCGGGCATCTTGATTATCGCCATGACCATCGGCGCGTTTAATTACCGCGAAGTGTTTGAAGCCGTCGCGCACGGCGAACTCTCCGGCACAATGTTGATGATCGCGTCGATCTGTTTATTCGGCGGCGCGGTGGGCAAGTCGGCGCAGTTCCCGCTGCATATCTGGCTGCCCGACGCGATGGAAGGCCCCACCCCGGTCAGCGCGCTGATTCACGCTGCGACCATGGTTGCGGCAGGCGTTTATATGGTCGGGCGCTTGTTCCCCATGTTTTCGCTGTCGGATGAGGCCATGTTGTTTATTGCGTACACCGGGCTGATTACCGCCTTCTTCGCCGCGACGATTGCGATTACCCAAAACGATATCAAGCGCGTACTCGCCTATTCCACTATCAGCCAACTGGGCTACATGGTGGCGGCGCTGGGCGTCGGCGCATACACGGCTGGATTGTATCACCTGATGACCCATGCGTTCTTTAAAGCGCTGCTCTTCTTATGCAGCGGCAGCGTGATTCACGCCGCGCACACACAAGACATGCGTGAAATGGGCGGGCTGCGCAGCAAGATGCCGATTACCTTTTGGACAATGATGATCGGCACCCTGGCGATTGCGGGCGTTCCGTTATTCTCCGGCTTTGGCAGTAAAGACGCCATCATGGCGGGCGCGTTGCAATTCGGCGTTGACCAACCCCAACACTTTACGATTTTTATCGGTCTGCTGATCGGCGCGGGCATTACCGCTTTTTATATGTTCCGCCTGATGTTTATGACCTTCTTCGGCGAAACCCGCAACCAGAAATCATTTGACCATGCGCATGAGTCGCCCATGTCGATGACGGTCCCGCTGATGGTGCTGGCGGCGATGTCGATCATTGGCGGCTTTGGCGCTTACGGGTCGTTGTGGTTTGACCATCTCGTCGTCCCGATGCAGATTGTGCACGACGGTCACGGCGAAGCGCATCACGCCCACAATTTATGGGTGCATTACGGCGCGATGGCGATGTCAGTCTTGGTCGCCGCAACCGGCATTTTTATTTCGTACGTTATTTATTTCAAAAAATGGATACCGGCGGACCGCATCGCTTTGACCTTCCGTCCGCTGTATCAATTGTCGTTGAACAAATATTACGTCGACGAATTTTACTGGGCGACGATCATCGGATTTGTTATGTGGTTCCGAAAAGTTCTCGCTTCATTTGACCGCGTGGTGGTCGACGGCATCGTCAATGCGACGGCGCCGATCCTGCGCGGTTCGGCGAATGTTTCGGGTGGATTTGACCGCTATGTCGTGGACGGCGCTTTGAATCTGGGCGCCGTGGTGGTGCAGGCGGTCGGCTCGGTCAGCACGTTAGTACAAAATGGCGTGATCCAAAGTTATATACTCAAAATTGCTATGGCAGTTGCGGTGATTTTGATCATACATCAATACTTACAGTACGCGTTCTAA